Proteins encoded in a region of the Kwoniella shivajii chromosome 3, complete sequence genome:
- a CDS encoding mitogen-activated protein kinase HOG1: MADFVKLSIFGTVFEVTTRYVDLQPVGMGAFGLVCSAKDQLSGTSVAIKKIMKPFSTPVLSKRTYRELKLLKHLRHENIISLSDIFISPLEDIYFVTELLGTDLHRLLTSRPLEKQFIQYFLYQILRGLKYVHSAGVVHRDLKPSNILVNENCDLKICDFGLARIQDPQMTGYVSTRYYRAPEIMLTWQKYDVAVDIWSTGCIFAEMLEGKPLFPGKDHVNQFSIITELLGTPPDDVIQTIASENTLRFVQSLPKREKVPFATKFPNADPLSLDLLEKMLVFDPRTRISAPEGLSHEYLAPYHDPTDEPSAAEVFDWSFNDADLPVDTWKVMMYSEILDFHNLGDISNNEAEGPIVGEVGAAPAS; this comes from the exons ATGGCCGATTTCGTCAAACTCTCCATCTTCGGTACC GTATTCGAAGTGACCACTCGTTATGTTGACCTCCAACCCGTTGGTATGGGTGCCTTTGGTCTTGTCTG CTCCGCAAAAGACCAACTTTCCGGTACTTCCGTGGCCATCAAAAAGATCATGAAACCCTTTTCTACACCTGTATTGAGTAAGAGAACTTATCGGGAATTGAAATTGCTCAAACATCTAAGACATGAAAAC ATCATTTCCTTGAGCGACATCTTTATCTCGCCCCTTGAAGACAT CTACTTTGTTACTGAACTGCTTGGTACCGATCTCCATCGATTACTCACTTCCCGACCACTTGAAAAACAATTCATCCAATACTTCCTTTATCAAATTCTCCGTGGTCTCAAATACGTTCACTCAGCTGGTGTAGTTCACAGAGATTTGAAACCCTCAAACATTTTGGTTAATGAGAATTGTgatttgaag ATTTGCGATTTCGGTCTCGCTCGTATCCAAGACCCTCAAATGACAGGTTACGTATCAACTCGATACTACCGAGCACCGGAAATCATGTTGACATGGCAAAAGTACGACGTTGCTG TCGATATCTGGAGTACAGGATGTATCTTTGCTGAGATGTTAGAAGGAAAGCCTTTGTTCCCCGGAAAAGACC ATGTCAATCAATTCTCTATCATCACCGAATTACTCGGTACTCCCCCTGACGATGTTATCCAAACCATCGCTTCTGAGAAC ACCCTCCGATTCGTCCAAAGTCTGCccaagagagagaaagttCCTTTCGCTACCAAATTCCCCAACGCCGATCCTCTCT CCCTCGATTTGTTAGAGAAGATGCTCGTATTCGACCCTCGAACACGTATCTCCGCCCCCGAAGGATTATCTCATGAATACCTCGCTCCTTATCACGATCCCACCGATGAGCCATCTGCTGCTGAAGTATTCGATTGGTCGTTCAACGACGCCGATTTACCTGTGGACACTTGGAAAGTCATGATGTACAGTGAAATTTTAG ACTTCCACAACCTAGGTGACATCTCAAACAACGAAGCCGAAGGTCCTATAGTCGGAGAAGTCGGTGCCGCTCCTGCATCCTAG
- a CDS encoding phenylalanine-tRNA ligase: MASGLAPRLLASSSRFLSCPKARPIVSIRLFTSTRASSSAQSTPDSYIINGVTYPKDTYSNIPSSILDKLDRNLHLKPSHPISILRQIVEDHFSSYTPLVPSSAIVSVDQNFDELGFPPDHPGRSLTDSYYLNNEYMLRTHTSAHEVESYRKGLDKWLLSADVYRRDEIDSSHYPIFHQMEGTHIWSNSDLHLLPKLNEELEKKISNYNIAIEDETFISSSNPFQSHHDPIHAEQITKHLKHSLNSLIFRLFGHQANQKGGEPLKVRWIEAYFPFTTPSYEVEVFWQGEWLELLGCGVVMQKTLDQSGVSDKSGWAFGLGLERLSMVLFSIPDIRLFWTSDPRFSSQFKQGQITTFNSYSKYPPCYKDMSFWLPPASTNSSSDQHGASAAGGKISSPTHMKPFHENDYCEIVRDVAGDLIESVTLIDDFTHPKTNRQSKCYRLNYRHMDRNLSNDEVNELQNIVQKRVVGEMGIEMR, from the exons ATGGCTTCAGGTCTAGCTCCCCGACTGCTTGCCTCCTCTTCCCGCTTTTTATCCTGCCCAAAAGCTCGACCAATCGTTTCCATACGGCTCTTTACCTCAACTCGTGCTTCCTCATCAGCCCAATCCACTCCCGACtcatatatcatcaacgGTGTAACATATCCCAAAGATACTTATTCGAATATACCTTCATCCATCTTAGATAAATTAGATCGAAATCTACATCTGAAACCATCACATCCTATATCGATATTACGACAGATTGTTGAAGATCATTTTTCATCTTATACACCATTAGTACCTTCCTCAGCTATAGTTTCGGTCGATCAAAATTTCGATGAATTGGGTTTCCCACCTGATCATCCTGGTAGAAGTCTAACCGATTCATATTATTTGAACAATGAATACATGTTGAGAACACATACTTCTGCACATGAAGTTGAAAGTTACAGAAAAGGTTTAGATAAATGGCTGTTATCAGCAGACGTCTATCGTagagatgaaattgattcTTCACATTATCCAATATTTCATCAGATGGAAGGCACACATATCTGGTCAAATTCAGATCTTCATCTACTCCCCAAATtgaatgaagaattagagaaAAAAATATCAAATTATAATATTGCaatagaagatgaaacttttatatcatcatcaaatccatttcAATCGCATCATGATCCTATACACGCTGAACAGATAACGAAACATCTAAAACATTCATTGAATAGTTTGATATTTAGATTATTCGGCCATCAAGCTAATCAAAAAGGTGGTGAACCATTAAAAGTTAGATGGATAGAAGCTTATTTCCCTTTTACAACTCCGAGTtatgaagtggaagtgtTCTGGCAAGGTGAATGGTTGGAATTATTAGGCTGTGGTGTCGTCATGCAAAAGACATTGGATCAGTCTG GCGTTTCAGATAAATCAGGCTGGGCGTTCGGATTGGGATTAGAAAGATTATCAATGGTGCTATTCTCCATACCTGACATTCGATTATTCTGGACATCCGATCCTAGATTCTCCTCACAATTCAAACAAGGTCAAATAACGACATTCAACTCGTATAGTAAATATCCACCTTGTTATAAAGACATGTCATTTTGGCTACCTCCTGCCTCCACAAATTCATCGAGCGATCAACATGGTGCATCCGCTGCTGGGGGAAAAATATCGTCACCCACCCACATGAAACCATTTCATGAGAACGATTATTGTGAGATCGTAAGGGACGTAGCTGGTGATCTAATCGAAAGCGTCACTCTG ATCGACGACTTCACACACCCTAAAACCAATAGGCAAAGTAAATGCTACAGACTAAACTACAGACATATGGACAGGAATTTATCAAACGACGAAGTGAATGAATTACAGAACATAGTCCAAAAGAGGGTAGTGGGAGAAATGGGTAtcgagatgagatag